In the Nothobranchius furzeri strain GRZ-AD chromosome 1, NfurGRZ-RIMD1, whole genome shotgun sequence genome, AGATGGCAGTGGCTCgtttgagcagatagaggtacttaagtccttaatGTAGAAAAAGGATGTGTGTCTTGTTCGACAGTgaatggtggactgccccgttgactgacatctgtagcggtgaggagGTCACGTtgctgtccagtagcatgcagagacagttttgaAGACCAGCGTAGATTCTGCCCAAAGACAGGGATCGTCTGCGTTGTACCCAAACTATAAATTCTCatacataggatggcttgccaggccacTGTTTTCAACTCAGTTACACTAAGCAAGTGCTTCTCAATTAAGTGGGGCGGGGCAGGGTTGGGGTGTCCATTGTTATTAACACTGGCCACCAGGTGGCAACAGTGCTCAGATTAACAGGCTGTCTGTTGTCCCAGCAGAAGAAGAAGCCTAAACACACCAGTGCACAGAGCTGACGGAGGATACGGTGGAGCATCTGATGGCAGTCGgcagaaaaagacaagaaaataagacaaagcaTGAGGGATAAATGGTAAATACCCTCTAGAAGCACTGACAGAACCCATAAACATGAGGATGAAATAGACTACAATAACATTTGAGCCCAGTGTGGACTGGAGGCTTCACAGTAGGAAGTGGGAGGTTCCACCAAGAATGGTGGAGAATGATGGAGCTGAGAGCCTGTGGGACTTCTATACTAACCAACAGGTGATGGAAAGCCATTGTGGAGGTCGATAAAACTGCAGAACAAATCAGTAGTGACATGTAGAGATCCATAGTGAACATATGGGACTTGGTAGGTGAGAAACACCAGGGGCTGATGGGGAATCCAGAAGGCGTGGAAAGTCAAGGTCTCAGTACCCATAGTCATTGTAGCACTCGGGCTGTGGCCACAAACTCGGAGAGGTCCTACAGATCCTAGTATAATCTGTCCTAAAGAGAGCAGCTGAGGTAATGAGAGGAAGCATCAAGCTCCCagtcctctggtagaggacctggGAGGACTTGGGTTTGAAGTAAAAGTAGACCTACCTATCTGGAAAAAACCAATAAAGACTGTAAAGGGTGGTCTTCTAAGTTTTAAGGGCACTGAAAACTGCCCTGTGACGCAAAGTCAGCAAGACACTGACCTACTTATTCAGACATGTTTGAAATATCCACTAGAAACAAAAATTCCTTTTGCGTGGATGAATGAAAAACACACAAGAACACAGATGATGTTATTTAGTTCTGTGAAGTTGCTCAAAAGATAGATTTTCCCGCAAATGCTGagtaaataacacacacacacacacacacacacacacacatccaagcCCTTCCACCAGCTGCTGCTGTCTGACAAAttggagatgtttttttttcctcttcataTAAATTTCTGCTGCAGCAGATGGCCTGGAGCGGAGCAGTGGGGGACGATGTTAGCGCAACTGCAGGGGAATGTTCCAAAGTGCACATGTGCAGtgagcgcgcgtgtgtgtgtgtgtgtgtgtgcgtgcgctcatGAAGTCTGAGACACCAGATGTTTAAAGCGGAGGGGAAGTGGAGCTGGCGCCACCAAGGGCAGAGGGCAGTGAGAAGGCACGCGAgctgaaaccacacacacacacacacacacacacacacacacacacacacacacacacacacacacacacacacacacacacacacacacacacaagcaggcaGCCACCATCAaaaaaactcagctagtttacttCTAAAGTTTCTGCTGCCCGCCGTTAAACAGCTTTTATCTGAAACTGTGGCTCTCTCTGAGTTCTGGTTGTTGCAGAAAACGTCCGGAATCCAGTTCTTTATAACAGCTTTCTTGTTTGTTCATTTAtcacattttttttaatctaagtTAACCAAAGATGCATGATTTTGCTCTGAGGgaagaaaccagagtacccggagaaagcACACTCATGCACGAGGAGAAGATCCTAACTCCTTGCAGAAATTCTGCAaccaggattcaaacctgcaaccttcttaccgTGAGGCTCCTGACACCCACCCCTTTTTTAGGGGAGAACGCTTTTCAGCACCCAGCAAAGGCCACAGGCATGGACATAGTTTTTGGGAGGACAGGGGGGACATTTCAAAATcagtttttgtcccctgcacttctaACCGTCCAAAACCAACATGACGTTGTATTAAACAGCCACCggctgagcactaggaccaagcggaaaacaaccgcttgtgttgaagcctgtttccaatTACATATGTTGTGTGTACTTACTGTAAAGACGACCCCCCACCCAGTGGTGTCCCCCCCTCTTCTAAAGTCTAATCCATGGCCACAGGTGTGAATGATTACATGGATCAGGGCAACTATTGAAACTCATTATTCACACTCAGATAAAGAACTCGGAGTCTCTCAGCCTTCTACCACATCAGGTTCTGGTCAACTGGACTTTGTCTGCTGCTCAGATgtaagttgttttttattttcttttattctgAGCAGTCTGGTGTTCAGACCTCACAGCTAAGAACTGCTCTCCTGACAGCACAGTGAGAATGTACTTCCTGTTGAGCTACAGGAAGTCCCAAACCAAAGGAGGACACAGATTAAAACCTGAGTGTAAGGAGGGGGGGTCAACAAAGGTCAACACCTATAGGCCCGAACTTGGATCAGCCTGGTCAGCAGATATGTCTCTCGCCTTTGGACAATCACATCTGCAGACATGTCCACTTCTCCAACTCGACGTTTGCTGTATGACGACTCACCTTCCTCTTCTTGCTCCTGCCCTCGGCCTGCAGGGTCCTAGTGCACTGCTCCACGCACTGGGAGAAGCTCACAATGCTGCGGTCTGAGCTGTAGTCCAGCTCCGCCAGCTGGGCCAGAGACAGGATGTAGTTGCAGGCAATCCGTAGTATCGCTAGCTTGGAAAGCTTCTGTCCATAGGAGTAACACGGCAcctacaggaaaccagagcagaggCAAACTCTAGTTCACTCGAGCTGGCTTCACGTGCACACACAGCTCTGTAGGGAAGGTTTAGGGCAGACTCGGGTCTACAAAGTCACGTGAAACCGGTCCATGATGGGTTCACGGGTAAAAGCAGTGAAACATGTTTTTACATCAGGAGGAAAACCAGAAATGTCCCTCTCCAAGTCTCTTCTTGGACACGAAGACTGTCCTGCTGATGTTTCTGAGTTTTTAAAAAGTTTGTAAAAAACAGAAACGCTGCCTCACCTAAAACTGATGACAGTAAACCGAGTAACCGGAGATGAACGtaaaaacatttctgtaaatCCCGTCAAAACCAGTAAGCGGCTTTTGCATCGCTGCTGTTCCTGTTGCTATTCTGCTCTCGTCCACATCTCAGCTGCAGTTTAACTTTCAGGTTCTCACGCCCCGTAAATGTCCCGCTAGTCGTTTTACACAGCATTTTATTTTCTAAAGTGCATTAGTGCATCTGTGTTTTTGTTCACTTTActgttattctttattttttattctttacTTCTGCTGTGAATCTGCTTTGCTGCAATGAAAACCAAAATTTCCCCACTGAGGCATgtcctgttctattctattctattctattctattctattctattctattctattctatagccAGACTGTGGGCTCGTGTGATTTGTGGACACATTGAACTTCTTTTTTAACAACTTATGACCGTTTTGTAGTCATGGAacgaaatccctctcacataaaaggATCTCAGCAGTTCTAtcctgacattttcagtaccgtccagaatgagttgtttcagggctctgtccctttaagaaaacaaacATTTACTGACCACACCTACCCACCCCCTGACTGGCTGCTATGAGGTGAGGAGCTCCTACATCCAGAAAGGACTGAGAgccgagctgctgctcctccagtcttgacaggtgtgtgcgtgcgtgtgtgtgtgtgtgtgtgctaatttCTTTTTTAAACGTTTATTTCAGTCACATAATTCctcaaaccaaacactgacagaagatCGATGATGAAAGTctgtagaggcagtagagacccacatggcagcacaaaaggatgcaatagagttttgcataatatgtcttcTAAAACTACTTCACTGATGAATGTTATCCGACTGATGATTAGCTCTGTTTGGAAGCTGAAGTGATTCAAGTCAGTTCTGGTGTCGACTGAGGTTCTGACCTGCTTCCTCAGGGCCTCAAACGCAGCACTAATGGTGTGGACTCGTGTCCTCTCCCTGGCGTTGGCTAGAAGCCTCCTGGTCTGCTGGATGGCTTTGACCTCTGGAATATGACCCCGTGCATGAGGCCCTATCCCAACCCGCTTCCTGGGAGAGTCCTGTGAACAGAAAATCATCAACAATTAACCTCAGTACTTATTATAGGTGCTACTGCCTAAAGAGAGCTTTATACTGAGATCTTTAATTAACATCTAAAACAAGAGATGTGGATGAAAACCAGGCAGTTTGTTTCAGTCAGACAACCACCATCTCCTTCTTAGCTTAGCTAGTGAACCCAACAGGACCCTGTTGTCTCCAGCTTTTAAGCTACTTTACGTGGACCTTAAACCAGTTCTGACTCCAGTTCTGAGGTAAGGAACCGACAACCCATCAGCATTAGACTCACTTCAACATCAACCTACCAGAACAAATAAagtccatttaccattttttacactttaagctattgctttcaaactggtttcagtggttcttccgCCATAAACCTGCGCAGCGTTATGTCGTACATCACTCTGAATATCTCTAAAACCACAGTGAACATTGGCGCGCCCTACTCTAGTTGGAGGGAGCTATAGGAGGTTACAAAACCACAAACTGAtggtggcctggctttgttgctactggacttgtcagtcgggatgtaagaaaatatcgatatggcaacatATCGTGAtactttttcctgcaatattatgtcGATATtcgaaagccgtgtatctaatttttggaggaatttacatgcaaacatttatgtatttttttttcttttggtgcaattcaaacaccgaccgCTAGTTGACAGCAGTGTgccacgggttttgtttccaccactgaaatgtaaatccctctattatggttcagatacctcatgttaatttggactgtttattgaattttcctccaATACATTTATTTAATAACATAACAAtaaatatcgtctggctgaatgtcgcaatatatcgtattgtctcccctgttacgtgatacgtatcgtatcgccagaatttcaccagtgCGCATCCCTACTTGTCAGTAATAATATccatgtccaacagtgtggatcattTTACTTTGtagcttatttagtatcagttggcttgtTTTAGCGTTGGCTCATTGCTAGCGCTAGCTAAAGCAGGCTGTGGCAGGGTCGTTCGCGATAAATGTtagtccactttcaaccagtaggggtgAAAAACGGTGATGTCGCTTTAAAACAGAACCAGCAGGTCATTTTCATCTCATCCATCAAACCCATAAATCACTTGAAGCATATTCACCTTGGGGGAAGAATCCTGGGAGTCCATGTGGTCCAGACTCTGGGAGGACTGGTGGGTGTCCATGTGGTCCAGACTCTGGGAGGACTGGTAGGATCTAGGAACAGGTTGGCCAAGGAGAGAGGGTTCTAGAAGGAACTCATGACCACCAGGAGAATGTGGTCCACTGGGTGGTGTTGGCAGGTGGAGGCTAGAGTGGATTCCCAGTTTGGACAAGGATTGGGACATTGAGGACGGCCAGTGAGATATCTCATGCAGAGACAGTGAGGAGGCTGTAGACTGGGACATTTTGGAGGACATAGCAGTCACATTGAGTCCAATTCTCATGTCTATTGCACTACCATGACCCAGTGTCATGTTGTCTTCTGGTGTCTCTGAATGAGCTTTTCTATTGGTCATCATCCCCTGTGACATCACCAGTTGTCCCTGGTGAGGAACCAATGGGCTGACAATACTGTCTTCTGCTGTGTGCCCATTAGACATGTCCACAGGAAAGTCTTTTGATCCTGCATCCTCAGAAATAATGAAAAGTCTTTTAGGCTCTCGGGACTTCCTCTTGAACTTCTTGGTTCCTGGCGCTGTGACCAGCACTGGTTCTTTGTTCATGGTACAATTCCAGGGGCCGCTGATCTCGTGAGGCTTTTTCATCTCGTGGCAGGATGATAATTTTAAACAACACAAACCTAATCAGCCACCCAGATAAAGTTCTTCAGGCTGCACAAGATGTCAGGGACTCACTGTGAAGACCCAACAGGACCACAGAAGTTCCTCTGAGTCTGACAGGCAGCTTCATGAACAGTGCATGGGTTTAGCCAACAACAGGAGGGgaagtgtgtgtgcacacacacacacattagctgTTGATGGTCCCACTCAGCTGCAGGACAGGATGTGCCCGGTCATGTGCTGCTTTAGTTTACCAGCAGGTTTTCTGTGGCTCCAGTCTGTCTGAGTCGCCTTCTGGAAAAGCCAAATCAGAGCTGAGCTCAGAAACAAGAACAGCTCTAGAGGACTGGTTCTGCTGGACTGAACGGTTCCAAGATCAGTTCTTCTGttctgaaggtgtgtgtgtgtgcagcctgGCGCTGGCCTCAGAGGGAGCTCACAGTGAAGCTGTCTGAGTCTGGCTCCAGTCTGTCTGCATAGCAACACTCTGAATaacccccccaccacacacacacacacacacacgcacacacacactgagcagctGCTGAACAGAAGAGAAGCTTGCCAGCAGAACAGAAACTTTTACAGCACAACTTTCCTAACAAACTCTGACCCTCTTCAATCCACACAAAACTGCTGTGCTACCAACTTCACAATCAGCCAGaaccttctgaatgttctagattaGGCATCACCATGGAAACATGCTGTACTGTGTCCACATGGGCAAATGTCCTCTCTTCCAAAGGGCAACCAGTGAGATTTAAAATCCGCCAAGTTGATTGAAGAGACAGTGTGTCCAATTTGTGTCACAAAGTCCAGTTTGTGTGTCCCCGGAACCTTTCCATTCATGAAAGAAGTTCTAGAGTCCTTCTTGAAGAAAACTGCTGCAAAGTCCTGCCCCAAAGTGTTCATAGAGGTGTAGAAATCAGCCTCCAGCGGTGTGTTCATTCATCCACCAGGTTCTGGGTTCCCCCTCAAACCAGGAGCAGCAGGATCTGCAACAGCTCTGGATCCAGATCACAGCTGAGTGGTTGGAAAGCAGAGCGTACACTCCTCCTCATCCTACTGGCGTCTGCTGGGCTGAGCTCTCTCTGCCTCTCCctgctcagagagagagagagactacaaAGTCTGTTTAGAGCAGGCTGTTGTGAGCCGTCTCTGGACAGTCTGGTGTTTTGTGTCTCTTATTGGTTCAGCTTTGACAACACAGAACTATATAAAATATGGTTCAGGGCTGGAATGCGCTAGGACCGGGCCAGAACCTCACCAGGACCACGATCTTTTCAGGAGGAGTTCGGTTTGCTGAACCATTCAGAGATAAAAGCTTCTGAACAGCAGGACTGCTTCTGTCTGCACCTTgagaactttgtgtgtgtgtgtgcgtgcgtgcgtgcgtgcgtgcgtgcgtgcgtgcgtgcgtgtgtgtgtgtgtgtgtgtgtgtgtgtgtgtgtgtgtgtgtgtgtgtgtgtgtgtgtgtgtgtgtgatgattaCTCAACAGGATCCCCCTGCTGCCCGATAGCTCCACAGAGTTTGGTTTGCAGCCTGAAGGACTGCACGCTCACTCGAGGTCAGGTCCAGTCTTGAACCGCTGCTTTCTGGTCTCATGTAAAGGTTTGTGCGTGGTCCAGCCTGGCAGGCCTCGGTAGGTCGTTTGAGTTGTGCTGTGTATGGTGCAGTGAGATCATCAGCCCTAACCTAGTAGAGGGTGGGGGTGTCATgtccctgggcagaggtgagtcacaccatctcctctcaccagaatcTGAGCTTATTCTCCGcaggtggggagcagagggaaCAACAGCTGCAGGCGATTCCCTAATCAGGaacgcgggtttaaaaggaggacggtgtaacgtgaggaaatatgggttttctatcacaaaggtggtgttggactcagctgggtcatagctgggtcgctgagaactttcacccacagattaagacctgaacgccagcgagtctgggaggaaaccataacatctgccacctgcagtctaccagaagatgtgtttacatgagttgtacccagaccaagtcaaaacataaagtttaaacttctttttcttgattttaatgttaaaataaccattatcattttgcttattataaatgtgtttaatcaaatgaatgactagtatgctttggggtaattataatggattaatgaatccacacttaagtagataatgttgaatgtgtggtactgaccttcacactcaagcacacaaacattcacacacacccacacacatctgcccacagtaaactccagacacatttgatgacgcacatgttttgctttgagaagagaaaggtttttggtaagttttcaatcTTTTGAgagcagttcgtgttggacaacgggagagaacagacctgcaaaccaaaggggggggcagagcctgttggctcgttcttcccccctttcacgctgtttctgccaagccaggcagaatagctgaatcgcgacttctaacgaagactcattaccgagtcttttgatttctgagtgaattaacttaagaaagcgcatcgataaaacgctctaccatccacgtgtaccgagggcaactctggaccggttccgttcgacacctacgtctcctgtcagccgccggtgtcatctggatgaaccacaacatcctccacggcccggatccgaaagagggtccacaagagttcggtgagacagagcacggttttagcgtttgatgcggttctctgataagacctacgtttatccaaaccatcacctcactcagacacctgtttcttcctgaagcaaaatcagactcacacacgcattcatgtcacaacattctcaatcttcataaattcaccagaaggtctatttgagcaagaacagcatataaactgttaaaagattgtcccacaaagttgccaatgtgattgttatttcctgtttgtcaattttcaaaatcattagtttaatttgaagaattaaaactgttaatccttcaaacttgtttcctcattgaagtgaaacacagacactcagatattatcgacagtttatggatgaaaacaacctttgagtcttctgaacaatataaaatttggttattgatttattaaaattaatattccgaattaatacgtagcatggtttctctttcataaaagagcataaatccataacgctacaacggAGACACTTCACTTTGCCAGATGATTGGACCAgttcaggtagcaccagccactcgactctgaaACTTTGATTGTTGCTAACTCGTgtttgactcgccttcgacttgtggattattgaccttggatagtatttttggatttggagttggattatcccttacgcctgttttgtctcgctcaggatcacctcGTCATCTACTCACCCTCGGCTGTCTTCGTTTCTGGAATTAATCAATACGTCCCgtcctcctccgccgttcctgttcGGACTTCCCTCCTCTGCCTCACTCCTACTGGatctctcaccctctgcccagcgccCTCCCCAGCTTCCCTTCCTCTTATCTACCGGaacacctcagagactcgagccgtcttggctcctcagcacaggacttccctgtgcggttttcAGTTACCGTTtacaataaagacatttttactttactgctttggacttgtgtgatgattctgcatgtcttgggttaggcacttacctcgagccatgacagggGGTTTATTTATTTCATATAGGGTCCATGTCCCTATACGGTCCGTGTCCCTGGTAAGGTTTAGGATTGGATTTTGGAGGAAGGCTGGTATTCCaaaaagggggtggggggtggttatGTTTTTTAGGGTTTTGGTTAAGTATGGAGTTTGAGGTCAGGTTTATGGGCCTTAGGGTTAGTACCAGGGGATAGGGTCAGGTGTATAGATGTATGGGTAAGGACCACAGGAAGGGTTCAGGTTCCTGGGCCTTAAGGACAAAGGGAAGGGGTCAGGTGGGTATATGTTGATGGGATTGGATGGGTACTgttatgtgtgtttttttttatacagtTTTGTAAAATTTTACCAGACATGTTTTAGCTAGCATCTCTACCCATCATCAGAGATTGTCTGTGTtggtgtcacttccttttatccgcaggcagaagaggacgatgtcgccctctactgcgtcCCTTGCCTGATCTGATGCCACTGATcgtttcattcatactttgtcatgtacaatcatttagtttagaAAAATAGAATTTAATTCCATTTTCCTAATATTATGGCTTCCTTGTTCGGTAGGAAGGTCTTGTGCAGTGCTTCTTGTTTGGTGGCCAGACAGATGGGATGTTTatgtctgcaaattaaaaagttagTTTCTGGTCATTTGTGATGTAAATGCTGGCCTTTGGGTACGCTACAATAACAAGActactttggcagtgagtgatgacacTGATCAGCCTCAAAAAGCgccctaagtaacattaatagtattaaaagcatttattttatagaagtatATCATAATTTGAACTGGAATTCCACCGAGCTTTCCAGAGTCGGTAGTTAGTTTTTAAATGCTAACggtgctttttttgttgttgttgcttccattctgcttgcAATAGAGCCCCGAAGGGGGGGCCAGGGAtggccatgcccccccccccccagcaaaagccagtgttaataaatcatattaatgttcactcaaaccataaattgatcttatttattcaagacatcattgtaaaacaaaatggaaaataatacaattaatgagtaaagaaataatcagaataaaacatgtttctgctgctcaccattttaaaaaggTTTTATCTCCATGGTTTTTTGTGAactcagcaacaggtgaattaaactaaaaaacataaaatttttaataaaatt is a window encoding:
- the atoh8 gene encoding transcription factor atoh8; its protein translation is MKKPHEISGPWNCTMNKEPVLVTAPGTKKFKRKSREPKRLFIISEDAGSKDFPVDMSNGHTAEDSIVSPLVPHQGQLVMSQGMMTNRKAHSETPEDNMTLGHGSAIDMRIGLNVTAMSSKMSQSTASSLSLHEISHWPSSMSQSLSKLGIHSSLHLPTPPSGPHSPGGHEFLLEPSLLGQPVPRSYQSSQSLDHMDTHQSSQSLDHMDSQDSSPKDSPRKRVGIGPHARGHIPEVKAIQQTRRLLANARERTRVHTISAAFEALRKQVPCYSYGQKLSKLAILRIACNYILSLAQLAELDYSSDRSIVSFSQCVEQCTRTLQAEGRSKKRKE